From Mya arenaria isolate MELC-2E11 chromosome 1, ASM2691426v1, a single genomic window includes:
- the LOC128238791 gene encoding uncharacterized protein LOC128238791, whose product MKMLCEMKDEQLCDGQHEIPETAVAICFVHQELLCVDCLINKKQSECKLKRINKLSSSENQLIEVLKIKKCLAERKRLVTRHKKSVREEIDTLKSRIKYHAQELILRVQEHEANTIRDLNDKSKLLVVTDDDEMEKILDLENDISVVTKCFSAEDGNIKQSEVLRLKDKLENIVIMKDNTVLSRYTKKLFLSSLDTNELGTVEILDADNMLDIKDVQTKKQFESESFEYNLGSEETTDLNAEEDVYVMTVPSNGKENHIKNRSLLESEKNKEEWQKCTSPWEKDISKTQETPNKEQGFPPFFGFVGLENNQIVIHEKSEKAKLSTASFTHLLVTDHNELVLFDQYTHGLIVCNFSGEIKMKHALLKAPLKITQYENNSFAILNCKDFTIQIFCVENEHLATSDMDFLIPVSKAFHVLGFAYDNNRKQFALHGIERDEGLLFLIRATDNEMSYEIRRFHVSSVQQQCRPGDYQTQYDFERNCVYILNKSHKTIKCFLFAKNKFGWKIACNDASFVPDQLVFDQQNLYITSKENVTVFSKNSGECKTTHNACIGELKAICLMKHHHIAIVSCNSSDPQTSMTLECVALPACD is encoded by the coding sequence ATGAAAATGTTATGTGAAATGAAAGATGAACAATTATGCGATGGACAACATGAAATACCGGAAACAGCCGTCGCCATCTGTTTTGTACATCAAGAACTTCTTTGTGTTGACTGTTTAATTAACAAGAAACAATCGGAATGTAAGTTGAAACGTATAAACAAGCTCTCGTCGAGTGAGAATCAATTGATTGAGGtgttaaaaattaagaaatgcCTCGCTGAACGGAAACGTTTAGTAACGAGACACAAAAAAAGTGTGCGTGAAGAAATCGATACATTGAAAAGTAGAATCAAATATCACGCTCAGGAATTGATTCTTAGAGTGCAAGAACATGAAGCAAACACGATTAGGGATCTTAACGATAAATCGAAGCTTCTGGTTGTCACGGATGATGATGAAATGGAAAAGATTCTAGATTTAGAAAATGACATTTCTGTAGTAACTAAGTGTTTCTCTGCGGAAGATGGTAACATAAAGCAATCAGAGGTTTTAAGATTAAAAGACAAGTTAGAAAATATTGTGATTATGAAAGACAATACAGTATTGAGTAGATATactaaaaaactatttttatccTCTTTAGACACAAATGAATTAGGAACTGTGGAAATACTCGATGCAGACAATATGCTAGATATAAAAGATGTTCAAACGAAGAAACAGTTTGAAAGCGAATCTTTTGAATATAATCTAGGATCTGAAGAAACGACTGATTTAAACGCCGAAGAAGACGTATATGTTATGACAGTGCCATCGAATGGAAaagaaaatcatattaaaaatagATCACTTCTAgagtcagaaaaaaataaagaggAATGGCAAAAGTGCACTAGTCCTTGGGAAAAAGACATATCAAAAACTCAAGAAACTCCCAACAAGGAGCAAGGGTTCCCTCCTTTCTTTGGTTTTGTTGGGTtggaaaacaatcaaattgttATTCATGAGAAATCTGAAAAAGCCAAACTTTCCACAGCATCATTTACTCACCTTTTAGTAACGGATCATAATGAGCTGGTATTGTTTGATCAATACACACATGGActtattgtttgtaatttttcaggagaaatcaaaatgaaacatgcacttttaaaagctCCACTGAAAATCACACAGTATGAAAACAACTCCTTTGCAATATTGAATTGTAAAGACTTCACGATTCAAATCTTCTGTGTCGAGAACGAACATCTAGCAACATCGGATATGGACTTTTTAATACCTGTTTCGAAAGCGTTCCATGTGCTTGGATTTGCGTACGACAATAACCGCAAACAATTTGCTTTACATGGGATTGAGAGAGACGAGGGCTTATTGTTTCTAATACGCGCCACGGACAATGAAATGTCCTATGAAATCCGTAGATTCCACGTGTCTTCAGTACAGCAACAGTGCAGACCTGGTGATTATCAAACACAGTATGACTTTGAAAGGAATTGTgtttacatactaaataaaTCGCACAAGACAATAAAATgctttttgtttgcaaaaaacaaGTTTGGATGGAAAATCGCGTGCAATGATGCCAGTTTTGTCCCTGATCAGCTGGTGTTCGATCAACAAAATCTGTACATTACATCAAAGGAAAACGTCACAGTGTTCTCGAAGAATTCTGGGGAATGCAAGACGACACACAATGCATGTATCGGAGAGTTGAAGGCAATCTGTTTAATGAAACATCATCACATAGCAATTGTGTCGTGTAACTCTTCCGATCCACAAACATCAATGACCCTTGAATGTGTAGCACTTCCAGCTTGTGACTGA